The Molothrus ater isolate BHLD 08-10-18 breed brown headed cowbird chromosome 6, BPBGC_Mater_1.1, whole genome shotgun sequence genome segment atcctataAAAATTCCCAGTGCTAGTAACAAGAGTTCTGGGAAATTTCCAATAATTTCCTTTATGGTGCATcccattttatcatttttaatgataaaaatacACCGTCGTTTCCAGCATAGCTTGAAGAGGTCACCTACATTTGTTAGGAAgcaatttaattccttttcctccctgaatAGCTGCACCTGCAAACCTCTGAGCACTGGGGTGACCTGAATTATTGCTTGTGCTGAGGTGGAGGACAGCACTTGAAACCCTGCCCAGTCCCCAGTGTTCCATTAGAGAGAGTGAAAGGGTGATGGGGATGAAATCAGATACCTGAATGaatccatccctgtccctctcatCAGAAGCTGTGGGTGGCAGAAGATCATTTCCTGTGACCATCACTGGATTCCAGCAGTGATGGGTGTGATTCTCCTGGCTTTTAAATATCCATGTGGGtagagagcagccaggctggaataACCTGTGCCATGGCTCAGGATTTAAAACCCACTCATCACTTTGCACTGGTTGAGAAGGTGGGACCACCTTCACCAGGTTTGGGTGTCCACCTTCACTTTGTTGCTTTCCACTGGAAATTTGCTTtgtgctggtgtccctggggtggtTTTTCCAgtgtcccagccccaccacaagtgctttttgctttgtgctcctgcagggtttaggttggaaaagtccAGCTGTCAGCTCAGCCCTTGTTCAACACTAAAGCccatccccaagtgccacatccatgtggGTTTGGAACACttccaaggaaggaaaaggcCTTTCTtcaaggcttggagcagcctgggatggtggaaggggGATAGAATCCtaccccatggcagggggtggaactggatgacctttaatgtcccttccagccGAACCATTCTGGTGTTTTACAAAATCCCAAGCAGCTCCTGATGATTACTTGCTTTTTGGCAGGTGGGATCCTCCCATCAGAcccccctgcagggctgcccctgtGTTGCCTCAGTTGCaagaactggttttgtttgccACGAGCATCCCCAGCcacctcctggcagcagctgagtcCAGTCTCATTAGATCCTGCAGGGAATTAGTGCAGTTCATCAGTCCTGGGCTTAATTTCCTGTTGGTCTTGCAGCACAACCAGGACATTTCCCATCTCCAccgctggcagcagctctgtggagggaGGTGGCAGAGATGTCTGGTTTGTTGCCCTCGGGGCGTTTGTGACAGGTTCATCAGCCAGCAAAGATCCCTTGTGAGCCTGCTCGTTCTGCCCTGTCAATCCCTGCAGAAATGtctccaggctcctgcaggaagcTCATTCCACTCAGAGGATTTGTTGTTTCCACAGGCTCTGGACTTCAGCTTGGATGGGAAGGTGAACCTGACGGAGCTGACGCTGGCGCTGGAGAACGAGCTCCTCATCACCAAGAACGGGGTGCaccaggcagccctggccagcttcaaaacagagatcagGCACTTGATGTGAGTCCCAGGGgtggctggaggtgctgctccctgccctggtggccaagcaggagctgagggagcagctgaggggggctggtgctcccaggggctctggggtggcactggaagGCTCAGTTCTCTGTTGGAGTGCTCAGGAATTTCCAGCGTTCTTGTTTTGCCTGGGGAAAACACTGAAACCTCCAAGGGGTGCAGAAAAATGtggttaaaaattaaaaatggaagcagCAGGCTGTTCCCAGTCTGGGAGTGGGCACTGCTGTCCACAGTGGCCATTGATGGCCAAGGAatgcacagctcagggcagaggcTGGTGGAGTTTATCAGTGCCTTGGATCCAAACTGATCTGGGGCTTTGCAGAGGTTCTGCCATGTGGAGGTGAGGTACAAAATCTGTACCACTGTAAATCCCAGTGGTTTTCCTTTGAAAGTCAACACAGTTTGACTTTGTGCTGGACTCGCTGTATTTATGGTTTCTGTATTGAAAAAGAAGGCTccaaggagagctcagagccccttccagggcctaaaagggctccaggagagctggagagggactggggagaagggatggagggacaggagccagggaatggctcccagtgccagagggcagggatagatgggagattgggaattgggaattcctggcttAGGGTGGGGgagccctggatccctggaagtttcccaggccaggttggacagggcttggagcagcctgggacagtgggaggtgtccctgccatagCAGAGGCTGGAACAAGAGGGTCTTGaaggtccctgccagcccaaaCCATTTCAGGATTTGAATCTGGGGGCTGGACCACAGCTGAGGGTCTCAGGGTCTGTGGGGACACCAAGACATGTCCAGAGGTGTTTGGGTAGAGGTTGAAATCCAGTGACTAAATGCAGTTGATGAGACCCTTGGAGACCTTTCCAAGCTTCTCTGATGTTTCAAATCCCCTTTTTTGGGGGTAGGCAGTGAGGGCTGACCTAAtgcaggctggctctgctctgcccagggagaggTTTGACCAGGTGgccagggagaaggagaagctgcGCTCGGacctggagaaggcagagaagCTGAAATCCCTGATGGCCTCGGAGGTGGACGATCACCACGCCGCCATCGAGCGCCGCAACGAGTACAACCTCAggtggggcagctgcagcatccacccacccatcatccatccatccacccatcatccatccatccacccatcatccatccatccacccatccatcatccacccacccatcatccatccacccatccatccctccctcctgggcaggggcttGGTGACCACCCAGCTCCACCCCCAGCAATATTTGTCACCCTCTTCCTTGTGGGGGTTCCAGTTGTgagtttctctgggtctggattgaaggcaccTGAGACAGTGGTTCATGCTCAGACTCGGGTgttcattatttcttatcactaaaacagtctcactgctgaGAGTTCAGCatattttcattagaaggcacaaaatggccaacaatctcttggtacaaggtcttttaagactaaactatccaattaagagctgacacctggattatttccccttttaacccaataactgatcccacagagcccccagtgcagccttttctgcccaattacaaaatgccacccaaacccatgaagatggaggaagaagaagcatgaagaagaaacccaggaccaCACCCCatgccctccatcttgcttccatccacaacacactaaaaaccccaaaacctcaatttctcacccagtgataCACCCACACTGCTCTccataatctatttcacacttttgtggcttccagtctatcttgaagtctgggaaactttctccatgaatgagggtcaaagtcagtgctgccctgggggtcagggcaccccagagcagacagagaaacattCCCTGGCTTTCCACACTTGCTCTAACAGGCTCCTGTCCCCCCTGGCAGGAAGCTGGATGAGGAGTACAAGGAGAGAATCTCTGCTCTGAAGAACGAGCTGCGCAGGGAGCGGGAGCAGATCCTGCAGCAGGCCAACAaacagaggctggagctggagcaggagattgaaaagctgaaaacagaTGAGAATTACACCCGGGACCGCCTGGGCCTGGCCCTGAAGGTAACAGGgactgagcacagccaggatttCCCCCAAAATCAGGAGTGCCCTGGCAGAGGGGGAATGACTCCTGAAAGGATGAGCTGTGGGCTATGTTTAGCTGGCCAAAAAGTCACTGAAGCAGCAAGGTAGGGCCATGTCCATGAGAATTGGTGTTTGATGGGTTGTTCCATGGATTCCTAACCTCCAGAGATCTCAAATCTCTGCTGCCATCACGtgcagagtgtgtgtgtgtgtgcacagctctCAGATGAGCTGTCAAGCCAGGAGATAAAACATCTTGATCAAGTTTAAAATCCtcttttaaaaacaaccaaaccatGCAAAGCGAACTTGCTGTTAAGCCTTTTGATAATTTCTCAAAAGTCCAGTGTTCACACTTGCTGTGGCAGGAGTGGGTTGTGTGTGGATGAAAATAATTCCTAATTCCTGTCATCACCTGAAGCTTGGAATAGTGTCATGCTGGATTGGGAGTTACCCTTATTATGCtggtttttcctcctccaagTGCTGAtctgctgtggggttttttgtttgctgcaggaaaacagccGCCTGGAAAACGAGCTCTTGGAAACAGGAGAGAAACTGGCTCAGTGTGAAAGTCTGGCAAGCAAACTGCAGAGGAACTTGGAAAATGTCCTGGCTGAGAAGGTAAATCCCCCTCTTCCCAGTGGGGTTTCAGAATTAAATCATTTTTAAGTTGCTACATTGCAGCTGCCAGTTCAGCTGATAGCCAGAGGCTTTGGGGGTCTCTATCCAGATTAtccaggcacagcctgccttGGTGACATGGGCTTCCTCCCAGCTaaggaaaatacagatattCCACCTTAGCTGTAATTTTATTCCAATTAAACCACGGAGCCTTAACATGAAGCAATCATCCTGAAGatctgcagggattttttttttttttttcccagcacagagTTTTGGATGGGCCCAACTTGCAGGTCCTTTCCAGGAGCAGTGAGGTTTTACATGGCATCACTGCTGGAATTAGGTGAAAATCGAGGTTGAACAGCTGTTCACGGCTGTATTACATTAAACTTTCAGAATATCAGCTTCTCCAAAGTTATTTAAGTTTGTGCAGCCATAGCCTAAGGTTCATATATTGGGATTTCCAGCCTTCTTGAAAGCTTGGGATTATTTACCACACTGAGATGTGCATATGCTAAGGTAGAAAGCTGTGATCTGGAATCAGAATGAGCATGAGAGCTGTGCTAGATGGCAGACAGGTTTTTGGGGGAAGTTACTCATTCCCTGCTAGGAGGAAAGTGGacattgtttatttaaaataaaaatccagagcagagagagaggggagtgCAGGCTGCAGGACTGCTTGGGATGGCATCCATgctgtcctgagcagggctgcagggtgggtggGTGGATAACTGGGTGTTCCACTCCTGTGTTCCAGTTTGGTGACCTGGATCCCACCAGTGCAGagtttttcctgcaggaggagaggctggcCCAGATGAGGAGCGAGTAcgagcagcagtgcagggtaaGTGCAGCTGAGACCTGGCTCCTGTGTCCACCAGCAACATCACAGAaccatttaggctggaaaatccctctcAGGTGGAGTGCAagcattcccccagcactgccaagccctgccctgagcatgtccccaagtgccacatcctcaCTGCAAGCAGCAGCACGAGGCAGGTTGGAAATCTCTTCCCAGTGGCTGAGCTGAGAGGGTGAGCTGCCCCCAGGGTCCATGGGGCCCTGTGAATTCAGAGTTGCAGGAACTTtgaggagaaataaaacacatcCACATTTTGCTGGTTGTCAgaccagaaatatttcttttaaaataaacctgaGAACAGAAAGTTTGCTTTCTCGTCCGTCTTGTGTACTTAAAAGACTTTAAGGTGAGCTTGCAGGTTTTGTATTTACACATCTGCTTTCTGATATCTGCAGAGGAACCAGCTCATCtgttgctcagagcagctgtggctgtccctggatccctggcagtgtccaaggctgggttggatggggcttggagcagcctgggacagtgggaggacAGTGGGAGGACAATGGGATGAGCTTTGgaatcccttccaacccaaataattctgtaattctgtgatctGTTCTGCAAGGTCCTTTCCATTCAATAAAGGGCTGCCTTTGCTGTTGGAttggaaagcagcacagcagctctcttAGGAAGCTGCAGTTTAAAAGCAAAGATTGACTAGAAATAGGAGTTGAATCGGTTCTTCTCAATACGcagctgatttttctctttttgaggGTGGCAGAAATAAGTCAGTACTCAAGGTTCACTTCCTGGGcctttcagagctgcaggattgTGTGTTTGCACATTCAGGGAGTTGTTTTCCTCAATAACTGCTGTTCCTGGAGTGGAGTGCACAGCCCTTGGCACAAACCCTCGGGATGTTCCtctggcaggcaggaggaaggacCAGATGGTAAATTCAGTAATGAGGGGATCTCCTTCCTAATTTGATCTTTTGCttctgatttgatttttttcaagtagCTGGTGTTTGAGGAGGCATTTCCCAACTGTTTGGAAATGTTActaaagctgctttttaataaaaggtcacaggaaaaaggaatgaagggaaagctcctgcagctcctgttaCACCTTCACCTTTGAGAGTTTGGGCTTGTAGAATcatcagagaatcccagaatggtgcaggttggaagggaccctaaaaaCCATCTTGTTCCACCTCTGGCcattggcagggacaccttccactgtcccaggctgctccaagccctgtccagcctggcctgggacattccagggatccaggggcagccacagctgctctgggaattccattccagcccctccccaccctcagagtcaggaattccttcccaatctcccatccatccctgccccctgacagtgggaagccattcccccttttttggctgtggctctgtgttTATTGACAACTCTTACTCTGCTGTAATTCCCACCCAAACGTCCTGTGGTGGGACTGGGTGGGTGCTCAGCAGCCTTGGCTCCTTTTcactcagctttttttttgttttcctccctctcaggagctgcaggaccagATTGATGAGCTgcactcagagctgcaggagttCCGTGCCCAGGGCAGAGTGCTCAGGCCTGCCCTGAGAAATTCCTTGTCAGAGGAGTTTGACACTGACATGAAGAGCCATGGCACCAGTGGGATTGAGCCTGACCAAGGTGAAATATCCctcctgtggcactgggatCTGGGCTGCAGGTGTTTGTAACATCTTAGAGGTCATTCTGAGAAAAGCTTCCCTGTGAGAATTGGTCACCAACTCTAATTTGGTGTTTAGTGTTAATCTGGACTGTCACTGCTGAACCAAATTTAAAGCTGAAATTGAAGTTTGCAGTTCCTTGGCTGTGTTTGTGATGGGAGTTTGAGAGCTGCCAAACAAATTTGAATTGAGGGAGTAATTCTGTTGagaattatatatatttatgtattgcataattcatgtttttatagttatataaattattacttgattattttttctgaagggCTCGGTTCAGAAGACTGCAACCCATTAAATATGAGCATAGAGGCAGAAATGGCCATTGAGCAGATGAaggagcagcaccacagggacCTGCATCACCTCAAACAGGAGCTTGAAGACACAGTAAgtgttggaatgagatggtcttgcaggtcccttcccacccaaaccaatTTGGGATTCTATGATCCCAGGAAGAAATAAAGCTGAGCTCTGATTTATTATTTCCAGGGAAATTAATGTGGAATGCTGGAGTGTAAATCTAAATATCAGTAGAGTGAATATACAAAACTAGATGGAAATACTGATGAAAACATCCCTGTAgaattttcagtggaaaatgaACAAACCCATCCcattttccctcctgcaggtgAGCCATTATGAAAAGCAGCTGGATGAGACAAAAGCCCACTGGGAAAAGGAGCAAGAGGATCTGAGGCAGAAGTGTGCTGAGGAGATGAATGCCATGGAAAAGGAGATCACTGGCCTCAAAAATCAAatagcagagctgcagggagaggcagcagcgctcagagagcagcaggagaagctcAACTGCAAACACAAcgaggagaaaaacaaattacagcTGCATTTTGATGAGCAGAAAGCCAATCTGCAGGAACTGCTGAGGCAGGAGCATGAAGATGATGTCAGGGCCAGagtggagcagctgaaggagaagtCCAGGCAGGAACGGGAGGAGCTGATCCAGAAGAGTGCCTGGGTGGAAGAGAAGATGAGAGCTGTggtgcagagcctgcaggaggagaagggggagctggagcagggcttccaggagcagctgaagaggCTGGCGGAGCTGCACgccctggagaaggaggagctccaggaggagctgctgaggaagcaccggcaggagctggaggaggaaaggtGAGTGTCACCCTGGTGGGGACAGCGCTGGAGCCTGCTGAAACACCTCCCTGCTGGGGAATTCCAGCgtcctgctctgtcccacagctctgggctgctctcctgggctttttttcctcttctggcCTTTCTCAAGCAGATCTTGAGGTTCATTTTTAGCTCACCCAGAGGCAGCGATTGTGTTAAAGCATAACCAGGAGTGATTAACTCGAGCTCTGTTCAGGATCCCTGTGCTCCACAAATCCCTTTAAAACTCAGTAAGCTCTGGGTTTTCAGAGTTCTTTGCTGAAGAGGGAAAGGGGTGGCAGGGAAGTGCTTTTGTAGCCAATATGGAGTGTCAAAAGAAACTGAGGCCACCCTGGGGTGAGGGGGGTGAGAGCATTTGCCCCCCCCAAAATCTGAGCACAGGAACTGAAGGGCACAAATTGCACATGAAACCTTTTCTGAGGACATTTCATGAGTTGTTGCACTTTTCCAaggcagcttttctttttggagTTTCACCAAATTGCCTCGAATTTAACTGCCAGCTCCCAGAAACACCCATCCAATAGTCAGtggatcaaaaaaaaaaaagaaaaaaaagtaaatttccAACTTGTTTTATTCAGCCTAAAAAAGCCAGTTGAATCTCTGAGGTAGTTTAGTAATATCTTATGTTAACCAtgtctaggaaaaaaatggcaaGTGACTATAACAGAAGAGCATCTCATGCACAAACTCAGTTTTCTGTGGACACACAAACCCTTGTGAATAAATATGAAGAaaccctgcagagcctggaaggACGTTAccagagagagctgcaggaacttgctgagcagcagagagaggagaaatcCCAGTGGGAGTTTGAAAGGGATGAAATTGCTCAGGAGGCTGCTGAAGCCCAcgagcagctgaaggaaagcTTGGCGAGTGAGAAGGCTTTTTGTTctgccctgagccaggagaAGGATCTCCTGGAGAAACGTTTCAAGGAAGAAGTGAACAAGCTGGTGTgtgagagggagcagctggagaaggagctgagagagctgaggaATGCTGCCCAGGAGCAAGAGGAAAAGATGATGGAGAAGATAAACCAGCTCCAAAATGACCATGAGAAAGAGCTAAAGGAGAAAGATGAACAAATATCCACAGTGGAGCAAAATGGGAAACTGGTTAGGGAGAAGCTGGAGAGACTGGACAGTGAGTACAAGCGAGAGAAAGAAGAGCTCAATTCCAAACTTCTCGCTCTGGAGAGTTTAAACAGAGACATTTGtgagagagcagagacagaaaaggcTGAGATGGGTTTGGAAGTCTCGGACCTGCGAGGGAAAATCCAGAAACTGCAGTGGGAAACACGGAgtttctctgccctgcagagccattACAGGGCCCTGGAGAGTGAGTATGCAAAAGCCAAGAGCCAGATCGCTGCTCTTCctggtgcagctgctctgggagacgACGGGGATGTTCTCCAGAACCTGCAGAAGGTGCACGAGCAGGCGGTGAAGGAGAACGTCAGGATGGCCGCCCAGAtcctgaggctgcagcaccGGCTGCGAGcggcagagcaggagctgcagcctcccagccccagctgctcccagtctgCCTCAGAAGCAGAGGAAATGGAGCCCAGTTTTGAAGGGTTGCCCAGTGATTGTCAAGATGTGGCCCTGGGAGCAGATTTCAGTGTCCTTCCACCTCTGGAGGCTGATGCTACAGACCTGGAAGAAATGTTGGAGGTGGATTGGGATCTGGAGGAGGGATGTGTGAAAGCCAGAGCTGGTGGCCACCCTGAGGCACAGGAGTGTTGGATCCAGGGATGTCAGGCAGCTCTGGATGCTGATGGCAGCCAGGATGGTGACAAGAACCTTTCTTGGGTGCCTCTGCTGTCAAAAAAGAGAGATCTGGAGAAAGTTCCCAAGCCAAAAGTGCTCCACAACAATGTCAAACAGCAGAAGGTTCATCTGCTAAATCACAGAATAGCTCCCAAAAATAAAGGGTTTGTTTCTGATGCTTTGAAGGTGCAGGTGGAGCTGGAGAGGGCTGAAGAACTGAGTGAAGACTCTCTCCTGCAGGATCACACTCCTGGGACAGCAAATGGTGACCTGAAGAGTGTCATAGCTCAGCTGTGGAAAaggatggaggagctggaagaCAGATCCATGGCACAGGCTGAACTTCTGTCCCTGCAAGAAGAAATTCAGGTAGAAAATGAGGATCTGAAGGCTGAAGTGATGCAGTTAATTGAAAAAAACGGAGTGCTGGAAGACAACCTGCGCAGGCTGAGGAGGCTTTGCTGTGAACAAAGAGAAAGTGAGGTGGAAAGCGTCAAGTTTGAAGATGAGAACACCAAATTCCTCGTGCAAGGTAAAGGATTGGAAGATATTCAAGAATTGGAAGATATTCAGGAACTGGAGGATGTCCAAGAACAAGATGCTGAGGGAAACTCGGATGTGCCCGGTGACAGGAGAGGTGGGAAGCTGGAAGAACATCCCACCGCAGTCTCGGGCCAGCAGGACAAGAACCCCCAGAGTGACAGCACCGTGACACaagtgggaaaagcaggaatgaggGATCCCAGCCCCCAGGTGAAGGAGGGAGCTCTGGGTCCCccagaggagaggagggcagCGACCCAGGGCTTGCAGAGCACgtgcactgagctgcagcagaaggttGACCTGCTGAGGTAACGTAACGCGGCGTTAGCCACTAACCCAgcgctgccctggctgctcctttAACCACCCTAGATTAACTCTGGTTTAGCTCTGAGTAGCAAACACTGCCATGGACTCCTCTAACTCCTCTAGTCATGGATAACAAAGAGCACTGGAATCAGTAACTGTGTGTGACTTACTCCTctctgtgcctggagcacctgCCAGCTGTCCTGTGTGTGGATGTCACCGTCACCGTGTGTAGCTCGTCCTCCAGCACAAACCCATTGTATTCCCGTGTCCAAAATCCATGGTAACACCTCCAGAGTGCTTTGTAGCTTTTACTAATATTCACTTCACTCAGTTTGTTCCCTTCTAGAGCTGAATGTTGC includes the following:
- the NIN gene encoding ninein; the protein is MDEAEQDQYEARLKELFDSFDSTGTGSLGQEELTDLCHVLHLEEVAPALQQTLLQGNLLGRVHFDQFKEALILILSRTLSNEEHFQEADSCPEAQPKYIKGGKRYGRRSLPEFQESPEDFAEVTVIEPLSEEPRPAHIAASQEHWKTRGSEEYEAEGQLRFWNPDDLNASPGTSPSPDWIEEKLQEVCEHLGITRDGHLNRKKLVSICEQHGLHAAAGEVLEEVLHNLEQDGTMSIEDFFYGLFRNGKSLTPSASTPYRQLKRHLSMQSFDESGRRTTTPSAMPSTIGFSLFSSLDDGMGYGCVEGVLDCWHQEGIENSQEILKALDFSLDGKVNLTELTLALENELLITKNGVHQAALASFKTEIRHLMERFDQVAREKEKLRSDLEKAEKLKSLMASEVDDHHAAIERRNEYNLRKLDEEYKERISALKNELRREREQILQQANKQRLELEQEIEKLKTDENYTRDRLGLALKENSRLENELLETGEKLAQCESLASKLQRNLENVLAEKFGDLDPTSAEFFLQEERLAQMRSEYEQQCRELQDQIDELHSELQEFRAQGRVLRPALRNSLSEEFDTDMKSHGTSGIEPDQGLGSEDCNPLNMSIEAEMAIEQMKEQHHRDLHHLKQELEDTVSHYEKQLDETKAHWEKEQEDLRQKCAEEMNAMEKEITGLKNQIAELQGEAAALREQQEKLNCKHNEEKNKLQLHFDEQKANLQELLRQEHEDDVRARVEQLKEKSRQEREELIQKSAWVEEKMRAVVQSLQEEKGELEQGFQEQLKRLAELHALEKEELQEELLRKHRQELEEERKKMASDYNRRASHAQTQFSVDTQTLVNKYEETLQSLEGRYQRELQELAEQQREEKSQWEFERDEIAQEAAEAHEQLKESLASEKAFCSALSQEKDLLEKRFKEEVNKLVCEREQLEKELRELRNAAQEQEEKMMEKINQLQNDHEKELKEKDEQISTVEQNGKLVREKLERLDSEYKREKEELNSKLLALESLNRDICERAETEKAEMGLEVSDLRGKIQKLQWETRSFSALQSHYRALESEYAKAKSQIAALPGAAALGDDGDVLQNLQKVHEQAVKENVRMAAQILRLQHRLRAAEQELQPPSPSCSQSASEAEEMEPSFEGLPSDCQDVALGADFSVLPPLEADATDLEEMLEVDWDLEEGCVKARAGGHPEAQECWIQGCQAALDADGSQDGDKNLSWVPLLSKKRDLEKVPKPKVLHNNVKQQKVHLLNHRIAPKNKGFVSDALKVQVELERAEELSEDSLLQDHTPGTANGDLKSVIAQLWKRMEELEDRSMAQAELLSLQEEIQVENEDLKAEVMQLIEKNGVLEDNLRRLRRLCCEQRESEVESVKFEDENTKFLVQGKGLEDIQELEDIQELEDVQEQDAEGNSDVPGDRRGGKLEEHPTAVSGQQDKNPQSDSTVTQVGKAGMRDPSPQVKEGALGPPEERRAATQGLQSTCTELQQKVDLLRCEAEKLREENAVLKNEVTLLNEEGSASSLKLRELNGSREEMRQKIEAVRKEKVAVQKMVDNLKKQVADLKTRNQQLDSENTELSQRNSKSQADVQDLNQQLAWVLKQKEREEGKCTLEEWEKERLLLKEELESSKIESSNTVSSLEMDLSKMKVQAHLLEQENHILKQELEKTKQLPRCPDLADLQNEVASLITKNEKLQKEKEALSEELNRCIEKVARVSCLESAMGSLKQEQKSWEQQSQALKAQLSLSQDKVQSLSETLQSTNLQMSRLKSDLQLTQQEKESLKREVMALHKQLQSTSEKNLVLEVAVPPSGLQEQQGPIPWDEQEQRLLRQDNERLQREVQSTKTDLAHSREKIRQLESTILSLKHQKHQSQAGIVKAMEQEKLSLKRECEQLQKELSSANRKISQMNSLERELESSSENEGLRKKQVKLDDQLMEMLQARGMHSQSSQQQGCATVPREQFLQLQQQLLQAERRSQHLQEELQSRPSGTNMQQEGHEQLLKMMEERMMDVEQKLRLVKRLLQDKVNQLKEQLSKNTKADAMVKDLYVENAQLLKALEVTEQRQKTAERKNYLLEEKIANLNRIVKNLASPSFSPEIRS